In Microbacterium enclense, the DNA window GTGCTGCGCGACGGCGCCCGGTTCGACCAGCCCTGGATCGACGTCGAGCAGGAGGGCGTGGTCGTCGGCCGTGGCCTGGGTCTGCTCGACATGGTCCGGGCGATCGCCGAGGACCGACCGCACGTCGCCACCGGCGAGCTCGGCTACCACGTGCTCGACATCATGCTGTCGGCCGAAGAATCGATCGAGAACGCCGCCTTCACGACCGTCGAGAGCACGCTTGCGGCTCCCGTGCCCGTCGTGCCGCGCGACTTCGACCCCTTCGCCCGCACGATCTGATCCCCGCGAACCCCGCCTGACGGCTCCGCGATGCGGTGCCGCCTAGCGGGGTTCGTCGTCGATGCCGCCCACCGCGTCGGCGTCAGAGAAGGTCCCACGCGACGGCCGCGTACAGGCGAGCGAGCTCCGCGATGGCTCGCGGTGTCGGGGCGAACTCGTGCCCGCCGATGCGCGACACCGCGGAGACGCCGATGGAGTTGGCGAGGAACGCGCCCGTGAACTGTGCGGCGGACTCCAGGGTGATCGGAGCTGTCCGCGCGGGGCGGCCCTCGCGGGCGAGCTGCTCGTCGAGGAGTTGCCACGTGATGCCGTGCAGCGCCGGGCCGTCCGGCCAGACCACGCCGTCCGCGTCGAGGAAGCCGACATTGGCGATCGTCGTCTCCGAGATGCGGCCGTCTGGCCCGACGAGGAGAGCGTCGTCGAACCCCGCACTCTCGGCCTGCTCGCCGTAGCGGATCTGCGCGAACGCGCCGACGTGCTTGATGTGCGCGAACGGCCGCACGTACGGCACCGGAAGCAGGGCCTGGGGCGCGTCGGTCGCGTCGACGGGAGGGCGCACGACCGTCATGATGCGGACGTCGCCCGGCCGCTCTTCGTACAGCGTGACGCGCAGGTAGCAATCCGGGTGATCGGCGACGGCGACTCGCATCCGGTCTCGAACCAGCGCGGCATCCACCTCGGTGCCGTACAGCTCGGCATGCGCGCCGGTGAGCCGCAGGAAGTGGTGGTCCAGCCCTCGCGTGGCGCCGTCGCGCACCTGCATCGCGGTGAAGTGCCCGTGGTTGACCAGGGCGAGGTGCGCCAGCTGCGCCGCCGTGGCCGCGGAGCCGTCGATCAGGATCACGGGAGGCGTTGCGGTCATGTCTCCACGCTACGACGGTGGGGGAGTGGCGGAGCCCTCGTCCGACGTGTCAGCGTCGGTCGGCGATGGCGGCCACTTCCTCGCGGACGATGGCGATCGCCCAGGCGGCGTCGGAATGCTGGCCGTGGAGGAGGTGCAGCGCCAGCCCGTCGACGATCGCATGGAGGCGGCGGGCGGTGGTCGTCAGCTCCGCGTCGCGCGGGCGTCCCGCGAGGAGTTCCACCAGTCGCACGCACGTCTCATGCAGCTGCGCATGGGCATGGTCGCGGACGTCGCGCAGGCTCGGTTGTGCCGGACACTCGGCGATGAGCGCGAGGTTGACCTCCATCTCGGCCCGGGAGTCAGGGGTGAGGGGAAGGAGGTTCTCGATGACGGCGAGCGCGTCGACCCTCGGATCGCCCGACCGCGGGGTCGCGAGGATGCGTTCGGTGGCGCGGGCGACCATCAGCTCGGCGGAGAACTGCAGGAGTTCGGCGCGGGTGGGGAAGACGTGCCGCAGTGATCCCACGACGAGACCGGCCTGCTCGGCGACGGTGCGGACGGAGACCGCCGAGATGCCCCGGTCGAGGATGACCTGCCAGACGGCCTCGGCGAGTTGTGCTTTGCGCGCCGCGAGGTCGAGGGTGCGGGGCATCACAGCAAATTAGCACGACCGTGCTACATTCGCGGACTAGTACGACCGTGCTAAGAAACGAAGGGCCCGCATGTTCGATTCCGGTCTCGGAGCGCTCGTGATCCTGGCGCTCGTCGACTCGATGAGCTTCGGCACGCTCCTCATCCCGATCTGGCTGCTGACCGCGCCGGGCCGTGTGCGACTCGGTCGGATCGCCACTTACCTGTCAGCGGTGACGGTCTCGTACTTCCTGCTCGGTGTTGCTCTGCTCGTCGGGGTGGGCGCCGTCGTCAATGTCATCGGCGACTCCCTGAACACGCCGGTGGCCCTCGTCGGACAGATCGTCCTCGGGGGCGCCCTCGTGGTCGTGAGTCAGCTCATGGACGGCAAGAAAGCGCGGGCGCGCACCGCGGAGCGGGCTGCGAGCGGGGGCGGTCGGCTCCTGCGGTGGCGCCGGCGTGTGATGGGAGACGCGACGAGCGATCGCGGATCGATCGTCGCTCTGGTGGCCCTGGCGCTCACGGCCGTGGCGGTCGAAGCTGCCTCGATGCTCCCGTATCTGGCCGCCATCGGCATCATCGCGACCGAGGGTCCGGGGTGGCCGCTGTCCGGAGCGCTGCTGGCGGGGTACTGCCTCGTGATGGTCCTGCCGGCCGTCGTCATCGTCGGAGCGCGACTAGTGGCGCACGATGCCCTCGAGCGACCACTGCGACGTCTCGAGGGATGGCTCACTCGACACGCGACGAGCACGACGGCGTGGATCATCGGGATCGTCGGTGTGCTCCTCGTCGTCCACGCGATCTCGGAATTCACGGCGCCGGCGTGAGGGGCGTGCAGCGCGTGACGTGATCGAGGAAGTACGGTGACAACTAGTTGCCAATATGGAAAGTACTTGTCATGATGGAGTCACCGAAAGGACCCCACCATGGACACTCACCCCGCCCTCACCCCCGCGGAAGCGCAGCACCTTCTCGATCGAGCCGATCGGCTCAGCCGCTCCGCTCACGACGCGACCCGGTGGCCGTACATCACCTTCATCGTCGCCCTGGGCGTCGCGACGGCGATGGGGACTTTCGGCATGGCCCTTACGACCGGCGACTCCTTCGGTCTCGCCTACGTCGGCACGGTGGCCGTGGCCTTCGCACTCATCCTCTTCTTCGTGATCAGCATCCAGGGTCGGGCGGCGTTCGCGCGCGGTCGTCGCTGGACGACCTACATCGTGGCCTGGTTCGTCACGTACGCGCTCGCCCTGTCGGTGGTGATCTGGGCGCACGGCTCCGTCGTGCTCGCGGCCCTTGCCTCCGGCCTCGTCCTCGTCGTCGCCCTCGTCTGCGCCGCGCTCGAGGCCCGCTCGTGACGACCGCTGCGCAGCACCCGCGGCACCGGTTGGACGACCTGCTGCTCAATCCCGTCCGGTTCTCGATCCTGGCCGCTC includes these proteins:
- a CDS encoding GAP family protein, giving the protein MFDSGLGALVILALVDSMSFGTLLIPIWLLTAPGRVRLGRIATYLSAVTVSYFLLGVALLVGVGAVVNVIGDSLNTPVALVGQIVLGGALVVVSQLMDGKKARARTAERAASGGGRLLRWRRRVMGDATSDRGSIVALVALALTAVAVEAASMLPYLAAIGIIATEGPGWPLSGALLAGYCLVMVLPAVVIVGARLVAHDALERPLRRLEGWLTRHATSTTAWIIGIVGVLLVVHAISEFTAPA
- a CDS encoding TetR family transcriptional regulator C-terminal domain-containing protein, giving the protein MPRTLDLAARKAQLAEAVWQVILDRGISAVSVRTVAEQAGLVVGSLRHVFPTRAELLQFSAELMVARATERILATPRSGDPRVDALAVIENLLPLTPDSRAEMEVNLALIAECPAQPSLRDVRDHAHAQLHETCVRLVELLAGRPRDAELTTTARRLHAIVDGLALHLLHGQHSDAAWAIAIVREEVAAIADRR
- a CDS encoding chemotaxis protein CheY, with protein sequence MDTHPALTPAEAQHLLDRADRLSRSAHDATRWPYITFIVALGVATAMGTFGMALTTGDSFGLAYVGTVAVAFALILFFVISIQGRAAFARGRRWTTYIVAWFVTYALALSVVIWAHGSVVLAALASGLVLVVALVCAALEARS
- a CDS encoding aminotransferase class IV, with amino-acid sequence MTATPPVILIDGSAATAAQLAHLALVNHGHFTAMQVRDGATRGLDHHFLRLTGAHAELYGTEVDAALVRDRMRVAVADHPDCYLRVTLYEERPGDVRIMTVVRPPVDATDAPQALLPVPYVRPFAHIKHVGAFAQIRYGEQAESAGFDDALLVGPDGRISETTIANVGFLDADGVVWPDGPALHGITWQLLDEQLAREGRPARTAPITLESAAQFTGAFLANSIGVSAVSRIGGHEFAPTPRAIAELARLYAAVAWDLL